accatcctttcctaataagaaaagggcgggaaagtggactaaaattaagcctccggcaACACACTCACCAGACGAAATGCGTGAAATggaatttcttccacttcacgcgTGTCTTCTgcatggtcgtggtatttcaccagtcgATCCGTCCCATTTGTaaacccaacaaatattgttgttgcaggATCTACACTTTATTTGTACAGGTGAGCAAACTTTATGATCACTTAATAACAGGAACACATTGCACATTTGCTtgatttttactaaaacaaataatacctTTGAATCTCCTTCATGCAGCCATCTATGTCTATATCTTCATATAAATCAGAAAACttctttatattacattttaatttgcaacCGGTTAATCCAGATTtaagagaatatttattttctatatcaaTTACGTTCAGTTGTTCCTCTTGCATTATAGTACCAGAATAACCCGATATGGCTGGAGTTGTGAGTGAaattaagtcaaaaatatcacaagcgagcaattcacaaaatatacaattcaTTTCTGGCGACCCTTTAATGCCGTCCACAGGCACTTCCGTTTCCAAACTATCGCCTAATAGTTCTATGAAATCTGAATTGAGTCTACAGATCCATCTTCGTTGATAAAATGCGGATATTTTGTATGATGATTGAACAATATCTTCTATTTCAACTCTATGCATGTGATTGTTCAATATTTTGTCTCTTGCTGAAATCGCTCCACTTTTTCTCAGCTGCTCTAATGCCGTTCGCAAGAGAACTTCaggatgttttttaaatatcccGTAAACCTTTGAAGCGACATctgaatttattgtattttcatACGACAACATCGTGGTCATAATGATGCCTTCTTTTAAAGATGCAAGCACACGATCACAATCGACCGGGGTTCTGTACATATTGAACGTTTTAACAGCAGATGATGACGACGATgtgatattgaattttttattaaaatcttccAAATCTACAGCTACACAAGGTACCCTCTGTGTGAACGATTTACTTCTAGATATAAGGCACATCGCGCGCACAAGTTCCAACATTGGTATTTTACATTCCTTGAATAATCTACTTAGGTTTGCAGAATAACGAATACGCAACCTTTTTAACAAGCCTTCGTACTTTTGTATCAGATCTGGTCGTCGTCTTACTTCGTTCAATATGCACTCTTTTTCGTGCATTAGAATCGAGTTAGATTCGAGAGCCGCTGCTCTTCTGTGACAAGCCGTTGCAGTCTTTTTATCATCGTGCATGTACAATATCTCCTTTGCCACTGCATTTCTAACTCGTAAGCAATCGGGATGCGATGTTGGACTCATTATAGTTATCGCGGCTTTACATagcattattattttgtcctCCCATTGAGACCATTTTATCAGTGAATCCGGTTGCCTTCTTTTGCGTCTATTCGACGCGAGCTCTGTAATAGTTGCCTTTGGAGGCTTTTTCTTAACCACCGGTCTCATCTTGGGCTTCTTAATCGcttccatttttatttttttaacctttttcTTCTTCCGTATCAGCGGTTGGGTAACTTTGGCCGCGCGGATGTAAAATGTTCGCCACAGGCGAGGTATGTCCATAAAGAAACTGGAGTCGAAGGCGCACGGTCCTAAACCGTCTCCGTACCGCTCGCCATTGTCGTATAACTGTACATCGTCGGATTTTCTTATTGGAGGCTTTATCTTCTTCCTATCCcgttttataactatttcGACGTTCGTACTcgtacttatattataaacgtcGTTCCAATAAGTTGTTACATCttcaaatgttttgaaatggtacgatttttctaattttcctATATCAGTATTCGGTTTGGGCCAAACACCTGTTGTATCTAATACTTTAGCACGTCGGTTAACATAGAACAAGTAGCTTAGAAGGTTGCCTTCGTAATCAGCGGTGGGCAGTGGTACCGTCTCTGAGATCAGCTGAATAAGACCCATCATGGCGAGTGCCTTTAAATTAGACCTTATCGAGTTTTGTAAGCTCTTTGATTGCAACAGTCTTTCGTACAAGTCTGATGGCGCGTCTTTAAGCTTGATGTCAAGCAAATTATCGCTTATTTTCATGTGAGATATGTCCGATATGGCTACATTACTTATATTGCCGACAGCAAAACCAATTGTCATATGAGGAACTACACTTAAAACGGATGCAAATCCCTCGGggaattcatttttaatatcactgAAGTAAACAACACTTATCACAAGCTCatgtaatttttgaattttcataTATCTAGGGTAAGCAAATTGAGACAAAGGTCTCGAAACACCTTCTGTTAAAGCCGTTTTAACTTTCGTCTTTTTGCTTGTAAGTGCTTTTATGCTAATTTccttatatttacttattataacagGATCATTGCTTTTCATCAGTGGATCACAAACGAGTGTTGTGTATTTTTGATGGAACCCGggccattttattttgtacattttcacTTGTCCATCTTTGACTAACTTTTGTACGAATGATTTCAAAGCTTTCGTATCCATAGGTGGTTCGCCTATTTCTTTAGAGACTAAGGTGCTCAAAGTGTGATAACCAGAAATCGCACGTTTATCTCGAACAACCTTTAGAAGTCCATTTGCAAATTTTAGCTGTCTTAATGTTGGATTCTTTTTCGAATTAAGTAATGACTCATTTGACATATTTTCTAGTCCTTCAATAACTTTAACTTCAGTAATATCAGTGTCTGCATTTTCTGATACTTCTTCAACAAgcatattattttcttcaacCTTCATTTTTTTCGCAGGTACTTCAACTTCTTCTTTGACCTGTTCAACATTTGATGTGTtcataaaatctaaaaatttctttttttcttccgCATATTGATTGTCTATTTCAGTTGTAGCAGCTACTGCGATGTATCTAGAAATTGCAAACAACAATGAGAAAATTTCACTGGTAAAATTGTCGcccataaattaaaagtaacttaattaGTTGCTTGCTTGCTTGTAGTTTTACATCTAAGCCAAAAGCCAGTGGTCCGTTTAGCTATTCTGAAGATACGTAGTAACACACTTCCATCCATTTAACCAATTTacacatatttacaattacacTTATAATATGGgtcaaaataaagaaattttaaaccaaatttttatttaaaaaaaaaacctattcaATTACCTTGCAGTTCTCTGCCTGCCTTTGTCttctaaaaattctttaacaatattttttgattttagaGTTCTGCAAATTGTTCTACTAGTGTAAAACTCAATGCCCAATATCTGAGCTAGTTGAATCTGTGTCAGTCCTTTTAGACCTGCATCTAAGAATCTTTCGTATGCCTGTCTCAGTAAACTGATTCCAACTTTGTACTGACATTCTAAAGGTGCAGCAGTGCTCTCCTCATCCGAATGATCTGACTCTTCGCTGGACATTTCTAAACTaatgaatttctttttaacaagCACTTTTTGTCTCCTGTTCTTTGATATTTCATCAACTTTTAATTGCCTTTCTtcctgaataaaatattacctttGTTAGTCcagtcattaatttttatccatattaaagaatactttataatgatttattttacggatgcaaattaataattaattacataatatactacctatattcttaataataaatactcattgtttaaaaatacaggtggacatttttattttatctttattattttcaaagggAACAAAAAGGATggcagtatttttattacaaatattatatgaataGAGACTCACCGTAATACTTACAAAACGAAACACGTTAAGAGTCTTTTGAAGTCTTTTACTTTGCTTATGATTCAAATAgcctgttttaattaataaatcaacttTTTCAGAATGATcaggtttcttttttaaatattctattatattatgtaattttccaACTTTCGGCGTTGAAAGGAGAATCGGTTTATGAAATCTTTTCAGTCTAAGTAGAATACTTTTCATACCCCTGCCTTGCACAAATTGTGTGTGACATTGTGTTCTTACAAGGCCCATATcttgtaaatgttttcttatGTAGAAAAGATGTTTTGgatctttcattatttttgtcaaattgGTATTGCCAACAGTCATTTGACCCTGAAAACAAGTCAACTTTTgagaatgtttatttacaatgaaGTACATtactacttaataaatattaatataatatccacattaaattttgttgGAAATTATTAGGTGAGGAAATATAGATaagcaaaacaaaaatattaagtatagaTAATAGCACAGATACAagacaaacatatttttatagaaaactagCAGTAGCTTGCAACTTTGtcaacagaataaaaaaaaactattaataaatataacctatGTCACTCAGTGATAGTGTAGCATTTCAACAGGGAAATAATCTTCCAAATTTTGTCAGTAGTTTCAAAGCCTATTCagtgcaaacaaacaatcaaatctttccttatataatattaaggtacatgtataaaaacacaataaaaatgaataatattgCAGGATTTAGACAGCTTAGTTTAATAGTACTTACATTGTCTCGAGCTTTACCAACTATTTCCAATATACAATAATGTGCTGTAGAAAGTTGTGACAAATATGAAATTGGTACATGACCGGCAAGAGCTTTCCATCTTTCTTCTTTTGTGGCAACAATTGCAAGGTGATCTCCATACTTTGTTATCACATCATCATATGACAATCCTTGTAGTTCCTctttatcaattattattctttgatTATAGTAAACTGATGAGCCATTGTTTGACACTGGAGCATAGTTGTATGGACCATCTAAGTAATCAACCtggaaattattgtttaaaaatgtaggttgcataaatactatttcaatttaattattattcattaaagCAATTAAGTCAGATGTCTAATGATAATACCAAGAAATCcaaataatactataaattttaaaataccattTACAATAAGTATTAATGAATATCAGTAACAATTTCTAATAgaagaataattattattttttcaaggcAATACTTTGATTTTCTCCCCTTATTTTTAACGATAACCAGATATTGATTACCATCTGAGTTCACAAGAAAATAAGTTGGGTTACTTCTTTGTCAAAATGAGTTTTACCTACAGTCAAAAAATGCTACATAATTTCtctgatttaattttcttactgGTTTTATAGCACATAGGAGCGTAGTCttaagataaaaacaaaactatggACTCACAGGATCGAGGAGTTGTCCTGTTTCTTCATGTACCATTGAAAACCTATCCAAAATGTCTATATTAGGCATAGGTTCTggattttcataaaatactatgttgttaaattttacaataaacttCCAAAATCGTATTTTCATCTTATCCGTAACTggtgatgaaattttattttctattcgtTTCCATAAGAATCTGATGCCAATTCCTTCAAGTCCTTCCAAAGCTATTTCgtctattataatttctttgaaattaaaagtgaaaCTATTTCTGAAATTGCTGCTATCCATCGTTGTTATTTATACACAGTTTCAGAAAAGATCagaagtatttataaaactttttgtatatatttatatttaatttagtatttaagaAACCTaacctatttattattattttacattttattataccaAAGAATATAATACTCTCTATAGAGAGAAGAATGACATGTTACATACTATAGTATTATAACTTTGGTCTAGGGATGGCGATCTCAAATCGATTAATCGAAGAATCGATTTCTCGGACCaaataaatcgattttttaaatcgatatGTCGTACTGAATCGATTCAGTGAATCGATATTTTACCCTTGAAAATCGACTTTCGATTTTTTCTcttatggtaaaaaaaaaaatatttagaattagCTGAATGTATTGAATGTGTGTATTGAATGTAATGAATATATGAATGTATTACGGCATTGCCAGTTAAaggtttaattactttaaaattcgCGAGATGGCGGTGTGCTTAGTTTTCGTTGCTTctctttagtaaaaaaaaagttacgttGGTAATCTTTGACTTGGTTGATTGATATTGCGTCATTGTTTTgtcttgttattatttattcatttgtttatatatatgcTTTGATTGGTTGATTGTTGTAATATACTGACCATATaataccaaaatatatttatttttctgacCATGTAGCCTGTTCTCGAgcaataaatagaataaatacttCAATTTTAGATATTCAATCACAGCAACAACTTCCACAAAATAATAGTGAAGAATTTGACGTAATAGAAGGGACTGATTTAGAAAAAGGAATTTGGGATTTTCATAAGTTGTAAAAAGCAACTCTCTACATGTAATACACTTGCACTGGAAAGTCAAGGCTTAAACGAAGAGTTTAAACACTATTTATCACAGGCAGTTGTGCACCTAAAGTATGATCCTATACTTTATTGGCAAGAACAAAAAAACTCTATTTATCACCATGTTCACTCAATAGCCGTGATGTATATGAGTATCGTCGGATCTGGATCTGTTCCCTGTGAGCGCCTTTTTTCGATTGCCGGCAATCGCAAGTGATGAGCGGAACCGCTTGGATCCCAGTAGACTTgacaaattgttgtttttaaaaagcttaGATATGAAGCATTGGAAACTATAAGCTATGTTATCTACtctcttaaatttttaatctaacaaatgcatttagaaaataaatatcttcttttatatgtgatctgatattttgatatggtaataaagataattgtaATTATCGAATTCCCTGAACTAAAAAATTCCTGATTTTACTGATAAGAGATCCCagagattatttattatggtACCATTcttgtttttcataaaatggatttatatttacattgtaaatacaaatttgaaaaaaaatcgattttttagaaatcgattttttagacctcgatttttttatgaatcgATTTATCAGGTTACGATTCGAAtcgatttaaaaatcgatCTTTTTTGGAAAGAATCGCCATCCCTACTTTGGTCTATACGCTTATACTACTAGCGCCATAATGGTCGcccatatgaaaaaataaaacgcgggaattttgaatatacgtttagtattttaatttatagttaaaaatttatattggaaattatgattattttgataatttggcaaatgtaagatttttttaaagaaagaataattttaaaatgaaataatcattatttccaatatattgtgttagtaaaagttattaacttaaattagttaaaggaataatgaaatgaaacagagtaatttaacatcatttatttaattaaatttagttcccgatttttttttaattaagaatcgctttaaagatataaaaattattgattttattatgaaatcacaattttcattataatgtcTGTCacaattaagtaaaaagcTGAAATCCACCATGCATGTAAGGatggattttaaatttttaactatataatttttgtatccaTTTGATTCaagttcattattaattattgaagcACTTATCTCCAcacattgaataatttttttactggcGTAATTTAAGCTTTCAGcataatctttaaattgtgtaaaaatgtgtATGGATTTATGGTCTGATGATAAAAACAATTCcttacaattattacaatttatatttcgttttttgaCCATAAATCCACACACATATGCACAAGCCTGGGCCTCTGACGTACCACTATCAATGGTATGAACTGCTTCACCAATAATATCTTCAAATTGATCTTGATGTGGATCAAATTGCCATTCTATGTCATCTGACGTCTGTTCTATTTGGCTATCGCCGGCTATCAAAAATGCCTctagattattaatatttcaatatttcactTATCAGAGTCAATATCTCAAAACTTAAACACTCGCGTTATTAGTTCAAAAATACAATGCAATATCAAAGATTTCGGAACCATACGAGAACacgttttgaaacaaatttgaaaacttatttttttaacggttatgatttaaaattgccattactacatttttttgcgATGTAGATATAAGATAACAAGTGATCGTatatcttgatttataaatacaaatgtaagaaataagacaattaataataggattttttttaaatcatgttttcttatttttaattataaatactttattataataataaaaggatgaaatattttttttatatggcaaGTATAGCTTGGACTATCGCGAGCGAAAACGGCATAGATATATGCTCTATCTCGTTCATATTATGGAACCCAGTtaacacaacaacaaaattgtcTCTGTGTGAAGTTTCTTGTTTTTCGTTCGAAGTTGGCGGACCCTGGTCAAGCCTATGACTATGACAATGATgtatgataatgataatgacacTGACAATCGCCAaagccaaaaataaaaagaagaagaagaagaagacaCTGACAATCAGTGACAGTCATTATCAGCAATTGTCAGTAAAATGACAGCTTTTCGTCAAAGttgtgtgtttatttttaaaaatttaaataattctatattagtaaaaacataaaagctaTCTTGTTGTTATGTGTGCGACAGATATACTTTTAACGTAATCTCaatattataagataattttgataatgGCTGTGAGAAAAGAAAGGTCTTGTGCTAAGTGCGGCATAACTTCGAAAGGAGATCCTTCATTGACCTTCCATAGGTTTCCTGTGGCGACCGAACGTAATTCTCTGAAGTAAGTAGACTATTTCTGTTCTCGAATTTTAACCTCTCTTATGTTCTGGCCTTTAAGAACGCAAAGCACCATCAGTTCATCTAATGTTGAGTATGTCCATGGGCTTCGTTGATCACCTCGGTATaaccgctgctcgtttgctctcttctcttataaaaaaatgacttacTAGTGAAACCAATTTATAAACTCTTAGAAGTAATTAAGAATTTGTTGTCAGGGCAAGAGTTTGGGCTAAATTTTGTTACCCAAGTGATGATTGGAGCTCTTACCAATCAGTACATAGTTTGCACAAGAGGCATAAAATGTTATGTGGTAAACATTTCGATGTTTCATCATTCACCGGCAttgatagaaaaaaacttaacaacttTGCTATTCCTACTGAAGCGCAGCACATATTGACAGAGTTAAGAATAGAAATGATGAAATCATCCCCAGATAAACCTATAACACATGTAAGTAATGttgtaatataaacatataaaaaagatcACCACATATTAAATCCAAACAATACACTTGTTACAGGAGGATCAAGAGGCCCCTTCTTGTATACCACAATCTGAGTCTATGGAATTGACAATTGAATGTACACCTTGGCCCCAAAATCTTGATAAGGTAATTTAAATGGTTACGTTTAAATCACAGTCCGTCAAACATATTTCAATCCATTTTAATACTCCTAATTTAATAACAGAAGTACAACAAATTCATGGctgcttttttaataacttttttgcgATTACTATGAGATAAAGTGAAACATGTGTTGCAGTGTAACAACTTGTACTGTCTTGTATTCATATCTGTGTAAcagttttatattcatttcagACAGTAGACTCAACAATGTCATCAGATGAGCCAGATGAAGAATTTGAGTTCAGTGTTCAGCAAAAACTTACAGCAAATTCAAGCAACAGGAGTGGAGGCAATGAACTCAACCTAGACAGTTTCCCAAAAATTCCGCAATTTTCTGGAAAGTTTTGGGATTGGCCTTTGTTTAAAGACAATTACATTTCGTTGATACATTCTTCAAAGTTAGACAATATTAACaagtttaaatgtttaatatctgCAGTTAAAGGTAATGCATTACGTATGATTAAAAAGATAGAGTTTACAGCCGAAAATTATGAGATTGCGTGGCaacttttgttatataaatatgataataacCGTTGTAGGGTTAATAATCTTttgaatgaattattaaattttccaataattaaaaaagaatctaGTAGAGACTTAAAATCACTGGTGGACAATATAAAAACCAGTTTATGTGCATTAAAATCTCTCGGACAACCAACAGACTATTGGGATACTATAGTGATTCATTTAATGGTGCGTAAATTAGACAGTGTCACATTTCGTGAGTGGGAAAATCAGTGTAACGCATTAACAACTTCtcctaatttaaaacaattcttaGAATTTATAAGCAATAAAGCAGATACATTAGAAATCATATATAAAGAAGATAAACGAAAAACCAGAAAAAAAATGAGGTTATTAAGAGAAAATATTAGTCCAAATTGAGAACATATAAATCTGTCGAACAGTATTAATAAGGAACAACAAGAAatagaaatttgaaaattgaacTAAGGAGATTGAatggtttaaatttttgaagtGATACTTGTTAAATCCATTCAATAATCTTTGGTAATCCCCAGTTCATACTCTATGAATGATcacagtaataaaaacaagttattcaaatttcaatattttatttactaaagaaaaggaatacatttttatcctttgctaaaatattttttagcatatattaatattttaatgagaaaATGATCATAACATTTGTGGACAGTTGAAAGTGAAATGTTTAACATTGCATTACACATTTCACTTTAACCGTTCAACAATCTATTTGTttctagttataaaaaattgcactCTATAAATACGGGCAGCGAGTACGGTGTAACATTTCTATCACTGCATttgcattattattaatattttataaaactccTACTTAAACCTATGGAGTGTCTAAAAGCAAACCAATGCGGTCTTAACGAAAGATATTAAGTATTAAGGTAAAGTTAGTATATGTTAATGAGAAGGTaacttatgtttttaaattcaatgaacCGATCGAAAACATATTGAAGTTGTAATgttataatgtataaaattctttGTACAATATCTTTCCGACAATATCGTCATTAAAATATGGGAGATTATTAAAAAGCACccatacataataaatgatTCCAATGACTAACAGtctattattaaacaatgattacattttttcaattattcattatcattatactgtgattaatgattttttgtgTTCGGAGTTGAGAGGAGCGTTAATTGATTAATCTACAGCTAAAACTGCAATAATTCTGCAGTTTCTAAACTGCAGAATTATTGtaccaaaaatattgttagctCAGATTTTAAAAGAAGAATGAAAGTGATAACAATCATTTATGTGAAAAACCGGTTATGTTTATTAGGATATACCaatttttcgtttaaaaaacGAAAGCTTGTTAATTACTGAATACTTCATTAtagtttgcttttaatttttccattCCAAATAATCACaccattatatttgtattgtacgtacttttcataaataaaaaaaaatcattataatttgtacaaaGCGTAAGATGTTCatactataaatatgtacGTAAATGTACAATCAGGGTAGAAAAAATTCCGCCGGTTTTCAAATTCATTTCATTATCAAGTCACATTTAGTACCTTTTAGACGACGGAAAGTTTTTTAACCTCGATTGTACTTAGGcacttttatttgaaatttactcTAGTTATTG
This DNA window, taken from Papilio machaon chromosome 16, ilPapMach1.1, whole genome shotgun sequence, encodes the following:
- the LOC106716793 gene encoding uncharacterized protein LOC106716793 isoform X1 is translated as MDSSNFRNSFTFNFKEIIIDEIALEGLEGIGIRFLWKRIENKISSPVTDKMKIRFWKFIVKFNNIVFYENPEPMPNIDILDRFSMVHEETGQLLDPVDYLDGPYNYAPVSNNGSSVYYNQRIIIDKEELQGLSYDDVITKYGDHLAIVATKEERWKALAGHVPISYLSQLSTAHYCILEIVGKARDNGQMTVGNTNLTKIMKDPKHLFYIRKHLQDMGLVRTQCHTQFVQGRGMKSILLRLKRFHKPILLSTPKVGKLHNIIEYLKKKPDHSEKVDLLIKTGYLNHKQSKRLQKTLNVFRFVSITEERQLKVDEISKNRRQKVLVKKKFISLEMSSEESDHSDEESTAAPLECQYKVGISLLRQAYERFLDAGLKGLTQIQLAQILGIEFYTSRTICRTLKSKNIVKEFLEDKGRQRTARYIAVAATTEIDNQYAEEKKKFLDFMNTSNVEQVKEEVEVPAKKMKVEENNMLVEEVSENADTDITEVKVIEGLENMSNESLLNSKKNPTLRQLKFANGLLKVVRDKRAISGYHTLSTLVSKEIGEPPMDTKALKSFVQKLVKDGQVKMYKIKWPGFHQKYTTLVCDPLMKSNDPVIISKYKEISIKALTSKKTKVKTALTEGVSRPLSQFAYPRYMKIQKLHELVISVVYFSDIKNEFPEGFASVLSVVPHMTIGFAVGNISNVAISDISHMKISDNLLDIKLKDAPSDLYERLLQSKSLQNSIRSNLKALAMMGLIQLISETVPLPTADYEGNLLSYLFYVNRRAKVLDTTGVWPKPNTDIGKLEKSYHFKTFEDVTTYWNDVYNISTSTNVEIVIKRDRKKIKPPIRKSDDVQLYDNGERYGDGLGPCAFDSSFFMDIPRLWRTFYIRAAKVTQPLIRKKKKVKKIKMEAIKKPKMRPVVKKKPPKATITELASNRRKRRQPDSLIKWSQWEDKIIMLCKAAITIMSPTSHPDCLRVRNAVAKEILYMHDDKKTATACHRRAAALESNSILMHEKECILNEVRRRPDLIQKYEGLLKRLRIRYSANLSRLFKECKIPMLELVRAMCLISRSKSFTQRVPCVAVDLEDFNKKFNITSSSSSAVKTFNMYRTPVDCDRVLASLKEGIIMTTMLSYENTINSDVASKVYGIFKKHPEVLLRTALEQLRKSGAISARDKILNNHMHRVEIEDIVQSSYKISAFYQRRWICRLNSDFIELLGDSLETEVPVDGIKGSPEMNCIFCELLACDIFDLISLTTPAISGYSGTIMQEEQLNVIDIENKYSLKSGLTGCKLKCNIKKFSDLYEDIDIDGCMKEIQSFNIVDHTDVVELTDDEIVDHLRQLGEMGCTFQELKAQFSYDTKTLCTKLNDLEMKKIVKRVGYYENKIILSEYYKSWALTVEADKSFIPVPWLSLDYEVRFDILFKWAGVVVNKIFESPGCSISVLSDNCEVLSYRAVQDICMFLQKCECITLNCVEIPEPDLFSDDLPPNEIMDFNRWDTQGNIIAFPTKNILSKYAYVRRKILEKWL
- the LOC106716793 gene encoding uncharacterized protein LOC106716793 isoform X2, producing MDSSNFRNSFTFNFKEIIIDEIALEGLEGIGIRFLWKRIENKISSPVTDKMKIRFWKFIVKFNNIVFYENPEPMPNIDILDRFSMVHEETGQLLDPVDYLDGPYNYAPVSNNGSSVYYNQRIIIDKEELQGLSYDDVITKYGDHLAIVATKEERWKALAGHVPISYLSQLSTAHYCILEIVGKARDNGQMTVGNTNLTKIMKDPKHLFYIRKHLQDMGLVRTQCHTQFVQGRGMKSILLRLKRFHKPILLSTPKVGKLHNIIEYLKKKPDHSEKVDLLIKTGYLNHKQSKRLQKTLNVFRFEERQLKVDEISKNRRQKVLVKKKFISLEMSSEESDHSDEESTAAPLECQYKVGISLLRQAYERFLDAGLKGLTQIQLAQILGIEFYTSRTICRTLKSKNIVKEFLEDKGRQRTARYIAVAATTEIDNQYAEEKKKFLDFMNTSNVEQVKEEVEVPAKKMKVEENNMLVEEVSENADTDITEVKVIEGLENMSNESLLNSKKNPTLRQLKFANGLLKVVRDKRAISGYHTLSTLVSKEIGEPPMDTKALKSFVQKLVKDGQVKMYKIKWPGFHQKYTTLVCDPLMKSNDPVIISKYKEISIKALTSKKTKVKTALTEGVSRPLSQFAYPRYMKIQKLHELVISVVYFSDIKNEFPEGFASVLSVVPHMTIGFAVGNISNVAISDISHMKISDNLLDIKLKDAPSDLYERLLQSKSLQNSIRSNLKALAMMGLIQLISETVPLPTADYEGNLLSYLFYVNRRAKVLDTTGVWPKPNTDIGKLEKSYHFKTFEDVTTYWNDVYNISTSTNVEIVIKRDRKKIKPPIRKSDDVQLYDNGERYGDGLGPCAFDSSFFMDIPRLWRTFYIRAAKVTQPLIRKKKKVKKIKMEAIKKPKMRPVVKKKPPKATITELASNRRKRRQPDSLIKWSQWEDKIIMLCKAAITIMSPTSHPDCLRVRNAVAKEILYMHDDKKTATACHRRAAALESNSILMHEKECILNEVRRRPDLIQKYEGLLKRLRIRYSANLSRLFKECKIPMLELVRAMCLISRSKSFTQRVPCVAVDLEDFNKKFNITSSSSSAVKTFNMYRTPVDCDRVLASLKEGIIMTTMLSYENTINSDVASKVYGIFKKHPEVLLRTALEQLRKSGAISARDKILNNHMHRVEIEDIVQSSYKISAFYQRRWICRLNSDFIELLGDSLETEVPVDGIKGSPEMNCIFCELLACDIFDLISLTTPAISGYSGTIMQEEQLNVIDIENKYSLKSGLTGCKLKCNIKKFSDLYEDIDIDGCMKEIQSFNIVDHTDVVELTDDEIVDHLRQLGEMGCTFQELKAQFSYDTKTLCTKLNDLEMKKIVKRVGYYENKIILSEYYKSWALTVEADKSFIPVPWLSLDYEVRFDILFKWAGVVVNKIFESPGCSISVLSDNCEVLSYRAVQDICMFLQKCECITLNCVEIPEPDLFSDDLPPNEIMDFNRWDTQGNIIAFPTKNILSKYAYVRRKILEKWL
- the LOC106716622 gene encoding uncharacterized protein LOC106716622, producing the protein MLCGKHFDVSSFTGIDRKKLNNFAIPTEAQHILTELRIEMMKSSPDKPITHEDQEAPSCIPQSESMELTIECTPWPQNLDKTVDSTMSSDEPDEEFEFSVQQKLTANSSNRSGGNELNLDSFPKIPQFSGKFWDWPLFKDNYISLIHSSKLDNINKFKCLISAVKGNALRMIKKIEFTAENYEIAWQLLLYKYDNNRCRVNNLLNELLNFPIIKKESSRDLKSLVDNIKTSLCALKSLGQPTDYWDTIVIHLMVRKLDSVTFREWENQCNALTTSPNLKQFLEFISNKADTLEIIYKEDKRKTRKKMRLLRENISPN